A DNA window from Anopheles stephensi strain Indian chromosome Y unlocalized genomic scaffold, UCI_ANSTEP_V1.0 chrY29, whole genome shotgun sequence contains the following coding sequences:
- the LOC118515191 gene encoding uncharacterized protein LOC118515191 yields the protein MEDQASTSGHDAGSVGVSEVTPEKKGPSKKPTKGGHEADSVGQKNLSKKKLSFRVTTPTRRVTRSAKKAHGNVKKQTVQVAVSSSESDSSSEKEEEVEPTSVDVQPTKEQRRARHGISQKLPEFNGKPQDWPRFYGAFLASNKSCGFTNNENLVRLQECLKGPALELVRGRLITAESVPRVIEKLVQVYGRPELILHSLLKKVREVKAPKASDLTSFLPFSNAVEELCEHLEAAQLKDHLHNPLLIQELVDKLPDADKRAWSRFKRGHGSVSLRTLTDFLDEVVTEVLDTTLDLGNYMPLSSQPKDTRRRETVGHHQTTPAQQGRKPCLACEATDHRLRNCTVFKEWTTRQRQDFVAKYSLCRLCLNGHQGRCFAPKRCNVGDCDQMHHPLLHDQERL from the exons atggaggatCAGGCGTCAACGAGCGGCCATGATGCCGGTAGTGTTGGTGTGAGTGAAGTGACGCCTGAGAAGAAAGGACCATCGAAGAAACCCACAAAGGGCGGCCACGAGGCCGATAGTGTTGGGCAAAAGAACCTTTCAAAGAAAAAGCTATCGTTCCGGGTTACAACTCCAACTCGTCGTGTGACTCGCAGCGCAAAAAAGGCACATGGAAATGTGAAGAAACAAACTGTGCAAGTGGCGGTATCTTCATCGGAAAGTGATAGTTCTAgtgagaaagaagaagaagtagaaccAACAAGTGTGGACGTGCAACCAACTAAGGAACAAAGGCGTGCTCGACACGGCATTTCTCAGAAGCTTCCTGAGTTCAATGGCAAACCACAGGATTGGCCAAGATTCTACGGCGCCTTTCTAGCCTCGAACAAATCGTGTGGCTTCACGAATAACGAGAATCTTGTGCGGCTTCAAGAATGCCTGAAAGGACCTGCCTTAGAACTGGTTCGCGGAAGGTTGATAACGGCGGAATCCGTTCCGCGAGTGATCGAGAAGCTGGTGCAAGTGTACGGAAGACCTGAGCTTATCTTGCATAGCTTGTTAAAGAAAGTTCGTGAAGTAAAGGCTCCGAAGGCGTCGGATCTAACCAGCTTCCTGCCGTTTAGCAACGCCGTCGAAGAGTTGTGTGAACATCTCGAAGCAGCCCAGTTGAAAGACCATCTACACAACCCGTTGCTTATTCAGGAGCTGGTCGATAAGCTCCCAGACGCAGACAAGCGGGCCTGGTCACGATTTAAGAGAGGTCATGGATCCGTATCGCTGCGAACGCTAACCGACTTCCTTGACGAGGTGGTGACCGAAGTTCTCGACACCACTTTGGATCTCGGTAACTACATGCCCCTATCATCGCAACCAAAGGACACTCGCAGAAGGGAAACGGTAGGCCATCATCAGACAACGCCAGCACAACAAGGGAGAAAGCCATGCCTTGCATGTGAAGCAACGGATCATCGTCTACGCAATTGCACGGTGTTTAAGGAGTGGACAACAAGACAGCGGCAAGACTTTGTGGCGAAGTACAGTCTGTGTAGATTGTGTCTCAACGGACATCAAGGAAGGTGCTTCGCACCAAAGAGATGCAACGTAGGTGATTGCGACCAAATGCACCACCCCCTTCTACACGATCAG GAGCGTCTATAA